ccatcttcctcttgattatattccagaggttttcatttttaagtggtctcttttttccagagctgtatatttttcttcatatttctTCTCTGTtgcttataataaaaataataaatacatataaaatatataaccgCTAGGTAACACAGAGAAAATGGTACAAATTATAATCATACAGTCAGTAATTAAAACTGTATAATAGTCCAGTTTATTCAACGGGCTCCGGAAACAGATCCAGCGGGCTGCTCCGCCCCCCTACGCCGTGTGAAAGGCTCTTCCGCTGGGTGAGACGTGGCGGCTCGGCGGGCTGAGCCAGAGATCCAGACAGCGCAGCTCTCTCCCCCCGCGCAGCAGCAGCTACAGCACTGCCTGCGTCCAGCTCAGCAGCGCCCTACACGTAGCTGCAGCTGGATGGCAGGGACCAGCCGGAGTGAACACTGTAAGGTAGGTGAGAGATTTTAATCAAAAGCTTAATTAAAAGCTTTTACTTGCTGTAAAATATCCTGCAACTTTCTTCACGGTGGGTTAGGTCGTTCTCTGGATAACTAGCGCTTTCTTTTTAACGGATTTACTGAGTTTACTACAGTGGTGaagaaccggtgttctgtcgaattgtgctaccaagctaaactgtgcttccctagtgtagctagctaggttatatatttaaatattaaaatgtaaccTATAAGTTACCTTTTACTAACATTTACATGGTCAACTTAACAGAGgataaacatttgttttatttgactCTTGCGCACAAATATGTTCtcagtaacaaaataaaagaactgCTATATAAAATCTTGCATAGATGCTACCCAGTTTATACTATTTTGAGTGATTTTACATAGCTAGCTATAAATGTAATGCGTGTTTTCTGTAAAAGAGCCACATAGTACATTAGCAgccttttttattgtatattttcttgcTCTATTTGGATTAAACTTTTTCATAGACTTGAAGAGAAGGTTAGGCAAGGAAATTTTCCTCAAAGTCCAATATATATTGTATGTCTTTGATGACCCTTCATTTGACCACAGTgagagttttttgttgttgtaagtTCAGGTACATATTGTTCGCtagttacatttattaaaaatataccctattattataaacatttaaattttatttgaatcccactttttttgtttgtgtttttttgttatatttgtgaTGTTGCTTGTATATGCTATGCTGATTTTAACctagtattgtatttattttattatgttggattgtgtaatatataaaaaaacaaattaacaaaaaagaatgctttttaattatttattttctcttgtgtattgaCAGTTTATGTGATGAGTACAGGTTGTTTAAAcgcacaaacaaaataaatagaggaaaaaaacgggattattaaataaaaataataataatgaatgtaGCGTTAGCTAGGTCCGCGCATGCTCAGTGTCGTAGGGCAGCACGGATCAGCGTGTAGCGTAACTCGACAGAGCACCGGAgagtagctaatgctaatccagAAAATGTAGATATTTAATGCAGAAATAGACATGCAGCGTGTTTATACTAGAATTTTTGCTATCTAGCTGAACTAGAGAGCTATATAACTGTGTGACCTTCAGTAGAAGACTGTTTGGCAGGTATTTAAGCTAATAAGGTAAAGTATTTAAAGTCTGCTGGCTACTTTAGCAGCTCTCTGGATCAGAGGAATTTCTAGCTGCAGCCTCCAGTATGGAGTTTTTCTGGCATGTTCCTCACGTACCGCTCGTCTCCAGTGTCTTAGCTACTTCAGCTAGATGTTAAGATGTGAAATAGTTTGTTTATTAGACTGAAATTGACTTAACTAAGCGATTGTTAATTGCTTTTTAATATCAGATATTATCCTAGAAGCTGTGATTTATTTTGGAGTTTTGCTAATCTCGCTAGCTTATCTAGTTACCTAGGTTACAAGGAATTTGGGCAGTAATGTTACCCAAATATGTTAGCTTATGCTTAGCTATATGTTTTcagttgtttatttaaattttgtaaaGCTTAAAAACGTTAATCTGTTTAAAACTGCTGAATAGCTATAGAATGAATGTAGTCATGAATGATGTAGTTTAAGtagaaagagaccacttcagtttctgaatcagtttctctgattttgctatttataggtttacgtttgagtagttaaaatgaacattttgtgttttattctataaactacagacaacatttcttccaaattccaaataaaatattgtcatttagagcatttattttgcagaaaatgagaaatggctgaaataacaaaaaagatgcagagcttttagacctcaaataatgcaaagaaagccagTTTACATTCataaagagatcagaaatcagtatttggtggaataaccctggtttttaatcacagttttcatgcaaactggcatgttctcctccaccagtcttacacactgcttttggataacttaatgccactcctggtacaaaaatctgagcagttcagcttggtttaatggcttgtgatcatccctcttcctcttgattatattccaaaggttttcaatttggtgaaatcaaagtaactcatcatttttaagtggtctattttttcccagagcgGTGTTTGTATATTTTcagttgtttatttgtattttgtaaatgtttaaagctctgtatttttttaatatggttGTTGTATGTTAAGGttgtgttaaactgctgaatagCTATAGCCATGAATGATCTAGGTTAGCTTAACCTGCTAACAAGTTAAATAAGCCATATGTGCCCAAATGTTTAGTGGTTTAGTAGGTTaactaatattttattcattaagcCCAATAAATGCCCAAGAAAAAGCTGGTCATGTAAGTAGCTAGAAGTCTGTATTGCATAAACATTATtttgtacaatattttaaaagtttttttttctgtacatggattaagcctagtattGTACTGTAAATGAGCTATAAgcgccattaaaaaaaataatctgtgtaGAACAGGGCCCAGCTTTATCCCAGagaagcaaagctgcaaagtgtATTTACATTTGATTGTGTTTGCTCTTTGAAATATATGTTTCATATTAACCATCTGTGGcatgaattttattttatgtgtatGAAAACAATCAAGcactgcttaaaaaaaagaaaatatgtaatttattttaattaaatattggtTAAAACATTGGACATTAAACATGTCTTGACCCGTTTTAACTATATTTGAGGTATTCAACAAATTATATATGTTACATTTGCATGCACATActgtctaaaccaggggtgtcttATGTCTTATCAGCAAAGCTTTTCATTCTAAACGAcaagcagcacacctgattccactcgTTTAATCAACCGAACCAGTCAGTCCTAAAACTTGCAGCCACACCAGCCCTTTGTGAGCCATTGCTTTTGTCCATGGACCCCATGCTCTGAATGTTTAAGTGTAGCTTGAtttcaacacacctgatccagataATTGCACTAATTAGCAAGCCATTCTTAAGATAAATTCAGTGTTCTTTAAAGTAAGAAAACTGTGTAGTAAACCACTGGTCTAATGCAGTGTTCCATTTACCTTGGATGGAGCTGAAAAGGATGTCACACCCAGGTCCAGCCAAAAATATACCTTTgacacttttaatatattttagtatttattgttagcattgtcccagattAGAACTGTTGGATGTAACAGTCGATAAAGATGCATTATTGTCTGTTCTGCACATCCAGGCTTAATGAAAACATGTCTGCACATAGAAATTTGACAGTACTATGTTCATAATTGATTtcaataagatttttttaaattttatttaatattatatatattttttttacacacttcaGTCTTGAATTGTGACCTTGTGCTTGGTGAGGCTTTCCCAAGTTTCCAAGTAGGAAATCCGACTTGTGGGTTTGTTGTTCCAGTGGAATTTTCCTACTTGGAAATTCTGACGTGAGTTTAAGTGGAGTTCAGCATCAGCAGTGGttcaaaaataaagatacttaAAGATGGTTCTTTGCAAGATGCCACAAATACTGCAGATTATTGGTGGACAcatgtatatgtaaaaaaaaaaaaaactgtgtaaaaccTTAAACTAACCAATCTTTTTTCATACCATTTTTGTGTGTGAAGATTCTTTTCTGCCTTGCAGCTCCATACATGTTGCTCACAAGTGCTCTTCAGAGGTCTGGCCTTATGAGCACCGGACCCGGGAGGCCCATCTGGGCACTGGCCGTGCTCCTGGTTAGCGCTGCCCTGCTTGCCCTCACCTCCACCTCGTCCTCCAGTGGGAAGAACGTGGCTCAGACGGCATTGGCTcatgctgcagctgctgcagctgGATCAGCATCCTGGTGTGCTGAGGAGGTCCTGGGCCTCCAAAGCCTGACCAAGATGTTTTCCAGAGAGAGTGTCGATGTTTGGTTCTGTTCGCTTGTGGGGTCCGTTGCTGTGGGCCTTAGTGGAATCTTCCCCCTCCTGGTGATCCCTTTTGAGGCTGGAGCAGCCCTGAAAACAGAGGGTAAGTCCTACCTTGGTTTCCTGTTTTTGTTGGCCTGTTTTGTAATTGTCTAGTATATGGTTCTTAATCATGGGTGTCTAGCAGGACAACACCACATACAATCAAGGTTTTGTGGTTTTCTTAGTCTTGCATATTCGTTGCATCATGTGTTGCACAGAACCTGCAGTAGGGAATCTTCTATATGGGAGTCAAGAATTGGAGTAGTTGAGATCTTGTTAGCACTTTCTATTCTAGAGTGCTGGATTCCTACAGAGTTTGGTGGATTTCTTACTGGAAATCCCTTTAGTGCAAGATGCTTACTAGGTTTAGTTGGAGTGCTGTAGCAGGGAAATCAGTTAATTTTTGACCCTGTTTATACCTGATTATTTTTCTTGGCCTTAGCCGGAGTGGATCTATGTTTTTTCTTAGTAAGGAACCATCAAGGGGCCACAATATAATCAAAGAGGGGCCAAAtattatttcaccagtcacaccacatgttcaaatacttataatataatttaaaaagctTGCACAGTAAAATCTGTGgagttataataaaaataaattctgcAATCCAAATTTTAACAGTCAAAAGTGTAAGTTGCAAATTCAAAACTattcaaaaaatgaataaaatatacacactatataaatTGATTGCTTgggtttattgttatttattgcatttatttaaaaaatgatttgctATCGggttttgccagtctttgctttcatttttgcctttttgtgGATGTTCAGTagatttttgtgaattttctttgGACAGGGGCTCTTCAGGTTGCCAGTCAGATTTTAGCTGGGGCCGATACCCTTGTGGCCCCACCCCTAGaacctcccagtacaaccaagcaaaaattaatttcctattaattttcttttttctcaggaACATTTTTGTTGTGACTTTTTTTGTGCAGTTTACACACAAGTGAACTTTAGTTCCTTTAAGAGCTGTTTACAGGATGTAGGTCAAGAAACAGAAACTGAAAGTTTACCTTGGTGGTGGTGTTGACAAACTTCATGCATGGAGTGATTTTGGCCTGTGGCCAGTTGCAGCTGCTGATGGTAAATTCAGCAGGGAACAAGACTGATTTACTAGTTTTGTGTTGTACAGTTCTTACCTCAGTTTTAGGCAATCAGTCCAgtgtttctctctcacacacacagtattaaTTTAATCAGTGGAGACTTGCATAAAAACATGAAGACATGTCTTTTAACAGTTGGTTTCATTTACTTAAAGCTTGTTCAACTccaaattttactcagattaGATTTGGCCCTCTTGACTGTTACCATTATTAAAAACAGGCTATGTAATATGAATGAATCTGTTCCTAAAACTCTCATCTGTTTACTGATAAAGTTCTGCCCTTCGACAGTTAGAGAAATACAGCTTGCCGGTTATGTGCTGTTGCTCTTGTGTGGAGACCTGCATATGTTCAGTTGCCATAACAAGCTGTTATGTGCGATATTGAGGCAAACACTACAAactatcgttttttttttttgtttttttgttttttctcctctctcccGTCCCCCGTTTTTTTGTGCAGTCTCTTTCCGTTCATAGAGATCAGAGCCTGGTCTTGTGTGATGACTGGAAACAACTGCCTGGTGGTGTTCCAATAATGACCACTAAGTGAGCAAACTTTCCACATGGGGCGTTGGCCTCCATTACCCACAGAACTTAGCAAAGGCAAAATCCAGTGTGATGACCAGATCAGTTTGGATTTGCATGTCTGAACATCACAAACCTGTCTATGTAGATTGCTATGGTAACAACCTTAGCATTAGTAAGTACAGAGGCAAGCTGTTGCTCTGGATTAGATTAGGTTGTTAGTGACTCAAAAGACACACGGAAATCCAATCTGTGCATTCAGAGTATCCAGACTGAGACACATCTGAACAATTCTGATTCTAATTGCATTTTTAATCATCTCTAAATGTGGTTTGGATtcagtttgcaaaaaaaatatttcatgtggtttctggtgGTCCAGACTATTAAAAAATAGATGGCTGGCTATAATTTTAAACATGGCCTTAGACGCTGGCATGATGTCCAGCGCCAGGCTTGTGGTAACTTGTGGGGCacaggctgaaataaaaaaataaaaaaattatgtggCATGTAGTTGACGTCCTTGAGCAACTATTTCCACACCTGTTAAGGCTTGCCCAAGTCTCTGACTGTGGTTGATGAGTCCATAAGTAGGATTTATTAATGACTTGCCCCAACAGTTGAACAGGTATGCTCTCCGAAATTGAtttgtgtttagttgtgtttttattattattattattattattattattattattattattattattattattattattaaaatcattattttaatatagGTGTTGTATGGAGTGCTTTTTCTATAATGCTTTTGGGAAGTAGAATAATGTCCTTTTCAAGGAATACAGAAATAGTTCACCAGTCTGGTTCCACTGAGGAAGATGTGAGTCAAGTGGAATGTCTGATTCCAGGTTTGACCCTCTAAAGCTGGACTCTGTGGGTATAGTGGTTAAGGCCCTGCTAATTATGGCACGTTGGGTGTGCCCTGCTCTGTAGAGGATAAAAGATGCTTTAGCTGTAAGTTGTGGATTTGCTTCTAATGCTGTGGTCAAAAAAAGATTAACTGGGTACTTATAGGTTGtacggctgcaactaatgactaccAGTATTTTAGTAGttagtatttttctttatattagTCTTTTTATTGTACTTCCTATTGGTAAGACTCTCCATCCAATGAATGTTTTACTGCACATTAACAGCTAAACTGTTAGGACCCTAGACCAATTTTGTAGTATATGTTGATGGCTGATGTTTCTGCATTAATCCAATCCTAAACTAAGtgtattataggaaacattcacacgtGCCTGATGTCATTTTCAGAAGACTTTAACCACCCCtacttttttttaaccttttttttttttttctcagttttttgcgATGAGAGAATAAGGATATCTAAAATAAATTTtggattatattatattttctgctATAAGTTGACAAATAAACTGTAGCACATTTTTCAAATATATTGTTCTTGTCATTTTTAAGAATCTGtctattttgagatagtatctctgAATAATGAGATGGCATCTTGCAGTCTTTTTGGGCATCTTTAAATAATGAcctagtatcttaaaataaggaGATAGCATTTTAAGAGATCATCACAAACTAACGTATTTATATCTACAAATAAAAAGAGAGCCTCTCATACTAAGGAGATGCCAATTTATTTAATAAGAGACAGATACCtgctggattattattattattattattttttttttttttataagaaaaagAATACATTGTTTTAGCCTTTTTGTGTTTCTTCACACCTACACACTCTATTCCAAACATGgtacttttattactttattgAACAAATAGCGGTTCTTTTATGGCATCAATAAAGTATCCCTTtttttagcacctttattttaagaTAATTGTCAGTCTAAAACTACAAGATCTAGAGATGTTGATTAGGAGACATCTATAATAATCTGTAATtgctttaatttaaaacaattatttaaaggacagttttttttattgaagcatGGCCATGTAGGAGCACCATGGAATCAACTAAACATGTAGTGTTTTCTGGAACTAAGCTCTTCCTCAGGATTTAATAAAGTGTGCTGATTGGTGGTAGAGCTCCCgtattttggttggttggttgtctGTTTATGACCAGTTAAGGAGACCAAGGTAAGGAGATTTATAAGAGTCCTAATACTAATGGTTAAAGCTCATGGTAACTGTGACTCACGCTCTTTCTGTAGATGGTCGTCAGAAGCTGAAGAAACTGCTGAGCTTTGCGATTGGTGGACTTCTCGGCGATGTGTTTCTTCACCTCCTCCCCGAGGCCTGGGCTCATACGTGCAGCAGTGGTAAGACATGCTGTCCTCTCTATTTtcattgttgttcttttttttatccattcaTCCTTCTCACCTGTCTCTTTTCATTCAGCTCTTTTATTCTCTGTTTCCCATATGCTTTATTCTGCTGCCCTGCTTTTCCTCCACCCTCTACACGGTTTTGAAATTCATCCGTTTACCCACCTGCTCTTTCATGTTTCATTCTCCTGGGTCTCTGTTGACACTTTACCCTGTTTCTGTTGCTGTCCATTTACTCCTGAAAGGCTTTATTTATAGAGTGTTTGCTATTAGAACCAAGtcatatataatgttatatttaaaatgtgttgGTTGGTCGTTTTTAAAGACTTATTGGACAATATAAACGTATAACGCATTGCTAATATTAAGACCAATTAAAATTAAGGTTTACTTGGGGGGAAAAAGGGATTTATTGTAAATGAGCCGATATGCTACATTTTTCCAAGATCTTATTTTAATTCCAATGTCTAAATATTGTTATTGATTAAaggtttactgtttttttttaataatatttaaatgttattttgctgttaaaacatcttaaaacataaCACAAACATTTATTGCAGTTtctatatatagaatatataaaatatatatttttatatgggtTATCTGTGTATTGAAGCCCATTTCTGGGTCCTAAAATTTaaaccaaattaaaaaataaaaattgtttctCATTACATAAGTTGCCATCTCCATAGTTTGAGATGCTATTTCATTGAGATTCTATCTCATTATTTAAGACACtaggtcattattttaagatggtAAAATTATTGCAAGATGCTTTAAGAATATATCTCATTGTTTTAaaatactatctcaaaataaagacatAGATTCTTAAACATTAGAGAGAGattaatatattacaaaaaatgtGCTACAGTTGTCTACTTATGACAGAAAATTTTATATAATCcaaattttatttttgatatagcaaaaattatatatttttacatgtacAAAGTCGTTAGTTTAAGATGCTTTCTCATATTTTAAGGTACtaggtcattattttaaaatgctatcTCATCATGCTGAGATACAATGTAggtattttaaaatactaagtcaGCAAAAAACTTTATATTAAAATGATGAGAGCAATATACGTGAGAATGTGCTACAGTTTGTCAGTTtatgacagaaaataaaatataatccaGAATTTATTTTTGATATCTTCACTATGGTGCATATCGATATCAACTAATTGGGAAGAGCACACAGCCCTAGGTGCCAATACATATTTTGACACGTACggacagttttccagacagggattacgTCTAATCCTGAACTCCAAGCCATTCTGTATTAAAGGATCTCCACTGACTGAGAGAAACGAGTCCAGGACTagccttaatccctgtctgggacaTTAAACCATAGTGTATGAATACAAAAGCTCTAAATAATGactgttaaataaaaatattttaagtaatgaAAGGCAATCTATATAAAAAATGCTCTGAAACATTTTAAGCATCCAAATGGTTCTGTTAGTAATGCTGCTATCCTGGTTATTGTTAATTTATTTGCCCAGGTCTTTTAATCATGATGTAGAGaacttttgtttactttttattgGACTTCTATTCTTTCTTATGTATTGATCAGAATGTAAAATTTAAGTTCTGAGTTCTTATCATCGTTTAATGCATCTCTCTTTGCTGTGCATCATGTTCACACAGGTAGCAGATAACCTAATGTATCTGGCACATGGGTTAATGTAGATCCCATCTCATGTCAGCTGTAATATATATGTTCCGTCTTTGTCTGATGTGTTTCTAGATGGGAGCCAGAAGCACTACCGTACCCAGGGACTGTGGGTGGTTATAGGTCTGCTGTTCTTCCTGATGATAGAGAAGATGTTTCCTGATGATGACAAAGCTTCAGAGAGCAGGACCATGAACCGTTCAAGCAACGTGAGTCTTAAATTTACATCTAAAACATTTAGCTAATGTTTTTATACAGGGCAAATTAGAGTAGTGCATGTTTGGGTGGTAACCTGAGAAGATTTTTAGCCACAGGCATTTCAGATATGTTCAGAGATTTGTTTTCGTAAATCAGGTCTGTGGAGATGACTATCCGCAATGTTATTTGTTAGTGATCAGATGATCGAATTTGGGTGTCTGATTTCATGCGTTTTCTCTCATTATAGATCCAAATAGGTCAATTATATTTAAGTGAATATCTATATTAGCAATTGAATCAGTTAGAAATTGTAATACAACAGCCAAACTAAAGGGAGAGagtcagaaggtaacatagacatggaggcaccatgaaacactggcatccacccactccaccgtccacaaaccagAGTGATCCTGTGCAGTGGGTTGTAGtgaacagtaggggtgggcgatatggccctaaaataatatcacgatatttgatggtattttcgcaataacgatataaattaatgaggtttttttttttttttttttaagaatacactactgcaacacaatgaaaaatttattttattattgcatacgatttgtGCCACATCCCTACCTGAGCTATTAAAAACTACAAGAATTTAATctgatttgtaatagaagtcaatgatccagaatgtcatgatacttttAATAAAGATATAATGGTAAacgaaaacagtgtgaatttttcttttgctaaaaacagtaaaaaaaaaaaaaaaaaaaaaaaaaagtagtaccctgatgtgataagaGGTGGAAGAAATGGCTCGATATtgttagggtataatatcgttcaaaaaaatattaagatataagaTGAGGTCTCTCAAATACTCAGGAGTGAGCCCATGTAGGGCATTGTGTTAACAGGATGTTACCTAAAATACTAAATATCAGACTGGGGCTGGCTGTCTAAACATAGCATAAAACTCCTCATGTGTCTCTGGTTAGTCAGACTGATTCCTGTGGCaagtacatattttttatatatatatatatattatacacttatacagctctggaaaaaataagagaccacttaaaagaatgagtttctttgatttcaccaagttgaaaacctctggaatataatcaagaggtagatggatgattacaagccatcaaaccaaactgaactgcttgaaatttttcaccaggagtgcagACATAaagttagactggtggaggagaacatgtcaaaatgtattaaaactgtgattacaaaccaggtttattcctccaaatattgacttctgaactcttaaaactttataaatacgaacttgtttctttgcattatttgaggtctgaaagttctgcatctttttttgttatttcagtaatttctcattttctgtaaataaatgctctaaatgacaatatttttatttggaatttgggagaaatgttgtccgtagtttatagaataaaacaacaatgtttgttttactcagacatatatctataaataacaaaatcagagaaactaattcagaaactgaagtggtctcttatttttattttttgttcagagctgtatttatctaGAGGCAAATGATATGGATATACAAAGCATGCCCTTTGATTACcattcaaataattaataaataaactctATTTTGCCACCCATGCAGCTTTCATAATAGTAAGCATTTCCCTTTGCTTCATTCTGTTCATTCAGAGAATCTTGGCCGTCATAACCAAAATAGGTTGCTAGCTCTACTGTCTGCTTATCAGTCCATCTGTTAGTTTATCCGTTCATCAAACCAGAACCAGTGCAGTTGTATGTGTGTGGTCTAAATTCAATAATTTACCCATGCAATGTCCCCATTGCATTgatttagttatatatatatatatatatatatatatatatatatatatatatatatatatatatatatatatatatatatatatatatatatgtatatatatatatatatatatatatatatgtatatatgtatatgtagattctcactgaaggcatcaaaactataaatgtggagttatgtaaaaaaaaaaaaaataaatatatatatatatatatatatatatatatatatatatatatatatatatatatatatattatactttcttcaaaatagccactctttgctctgattactgctttgcacactcttggcatcattctctcaatgagcttcaagaggtggccacctgaaatggttttccaacagtcttgaaggaaggagttcccagaggtgtttagcagcacttgttgcccctctgtcttcttcactctgtgctccagctcaccccaaaccatctggattgggttcaggtccggtgactgcgGAGGCGgggtcatttttttgttaagtacataaaactccacatgtgttcattcatagttttgatgccttcagtcatggaaataaagaataaagaaagcacattgaatgagaaggcgtgtccaaacttttggcctgtactgtttaTTCCAAAATAAACAAGGGATATCATGATATTTTTCCcagtaataacattaatatcatgATGGatgtgatactgtgattctgtgatactaaATATATCCCCAGACAATTATTTATAATGCATCACAACATCTGTGTTACCAAAGAGGATAAATGTAGTCTAAATGCAGCACACATCACATTGAATGGACTGTGCTGTGTGTTGCAATATTTGCACTGAAGTTTCATTACTGGGCCTCACGGTGGCACCATACCTGTGCAGAGAATCACAGTAACAGTCTCTGAATGCTTGCCAGTATTTTTGTGTTCAGGTCTGAGAAGAGTAGGCCTGTTGCAGTTCTACTTTAATTACTGCATA
Above is a genomic segment from Astyanax mexicanus isolate ESR-SI-001 chromosome 23, AstMex3_surface, whole genome shotgun sequence containing:
- the slc39a13 gene encoding zinc transporter ZIP13 isoform X3 codes for the protein MAGTSRSEHCKILFCLAAPYMLLTSALQRSGLMSTGPGRPIWALAVLLVSAALLALTSTSSSSGKNVAQTALAHAAAAAAGSASWCAEEVLGLQSLTKMFSRESVDVWFCSLVGSVAVGLSGIFPLLVIPFEAGAALKTEDGRQKLKKLLSFAIGGLLGDVFLHLLPEAWAHTCSSDGSQKHYRTQGLWVVIGLLFFLMIEKMFPDDDKASESRTMNRSSNSSSADLRNDYLTSTQTNGIFSNNNSDSKPKAEISALPGTEKIKTSGYLNLLANCIDNFTHGLAVAGSFLVSRKVGFLTTFAILLHEIPHERMQQPGSFPSALEAFCTSPWLMWCLTCWRRKIQGILCCRSCYSSVELESWPCSLW
- the slc39a13 gene encoding zinc transporter ZIP13 isoform X1, which codes for MAGTSRSEHCKILFCLAAPYMLLTSALQRSGLMSTGPGRPIWALAVLLVSAALLALTSTSSSSGKNVAQTALAHAAAAAAGSASWCAEEVLGLQSLTKMFSRESVDVWFCSLVGSVAVGLSGIFPLLVIPFEAGAALKTEDGRQKLKKLLSFAIGGLLGDVFLHLLPEAWAHTCSSDGSQKHYRTQGLWVVIGLLFFLMIEKMFPDDDKASESRTMNRSSNSSSADLRNDYLTSTQTNGIFSNNNSDSKPKAEISALPGTEKIKTSGYLNLLANCIDNFTHGLAVAGSFLVSRKVGFLTTFAILLHEIPHEVGDFAILLRAGFDRWSAARMQLSTALGGVLGACFALSAQSQQGAENATAWILPFSSGGFLYIALVNVVPDLLEEKNPRHSLLQILLLFCGVGVMALLSMVAD
- the slc39a13 gene encoding zinc transporter ZIP13 isoform X2, producing MLLTSALQRSGLMSTGPGRPIWALAVLLVSAALLALTSTSSSSGKNVAQTALAHAAAAAAGSASWCAEEVLGLQSLTKMFSRESVDVWFCSLVGSVAVGLSGIFPLLVIPFEAGAALKTEDGRQKLKKLLSFAIGGLLGDVFLHLLPEAWAHTCSSDGSQKHYRTQGLWVVIGLLFFLMIEKMFPDDDKASESRTMNRSSNSSSADLRNDYLTSTQTNGIFSNNNSDSKPKAEISALPGTEKIKTSGYLNLLANCIDNFTHGLAVAGSFLVSRKVGFLTTFAILLHEIPHEVGDFAILLRAGFDRWSAARMQLSTALGGVLGACFALSAQSQQGAENATAWILPFSSGGFLYIALVNVVPDLLEEKNPRHSLLQILLLFCGVGVMALLSMVAD